The genomic interval AATAGTAGATAAATGTTTATTGTGTTTCCCCTACATAAATTagttgtcacacacacacacgcacacacacacggATACACACATACATACTGCTACTACTAGACTTCCCAATAATATTATCTTGATTTCATTTTCGTAGCAGCTTCCTTCCatgcatatatatttatacaatctgttgcaaaaaaaaaaaaaaaaaaaataacgattttttagttaataatttttataaaacgtatatttgtgtttgttgtataaaattttcattattttctttattttactattttccgGAGTCTTAACAATTTTTCTTTGTTAGGAAATTAGTTTAGTGCGAAAGCCCAAGACACTCAGcgtattcaaaaaaattattctttgttaGGAAGAATACAAATTGCAAATAATGGATACCATAAACTTGGATTTTGATGATGAGTGTAATATTACTCCATCTTCAGATAAATCTGAAAAAAACAgttcttctatcaatgatggcACTAGAAAAAAGAGACAACGTAGAAAGACATCAACTGCTTGGGATGAATTGTATTTGTTACCTATAgatgttgatggaaaacagaaggCAAAATGTAAAAAATGTGGGGCTGAATATGTTGCTAATGCTTCAACCCATGGGACGGCAAATTTGAGACGCCACATTAATAGTTGTCCATTACGTGATAATTATGATGTGAAGCAGATGCATATGGATTATGGAACCAAACTTCATGCGAAAAAAATTGAACAAGATGTTTATCGTGAGAAGATGGCAATTGTCGTAATAAAACATTGCTATCCTTTTTCATGGGTTGAGCATGAAGGAAAtcgagatgtgcataaatatcttAATCCTGATATTAAACCAATTACTAGGAACACTGCTAAAGCTGATgtattgaaaatacataaaaggGAGAAGGAGAAACTTAAACTTACACTACAGAGTGCTTTTGGTAAAGTGTGTTTGACTTCTGATTGTTGGTCTTCTCCTACGACTGAAGGATATTTATGCATTACAGCTCATTTTGTGGATGAAAATTGGGTATTGCATAGTAAGATTATTAACTTTTCTCACATGCCACCCCCACATTTAGGAGTTACTTTGTCAGAAAAAACATTTAATGTATTGAAGGAATGGGGTATTGATAGGAAGATATTTTCCATCACATTGGATAATGCAACTGCTAATGATAGTATGCAAGATATTCTTTCAAGTCAATTGTCTTTGCAAGCACCTTTAGTAAGTGGCGGTGAATATTTTCATGTAAggtgttgtgctcatattttgaatCTTATTGTTCAAGAAGGATTAAAAGTGATTGAACGTGTTATGTATAACATTAGAGAAAGTGTCAAGTACATTAAGGGTTCAGAAGGCAGAAAACTTAAGTTTAAAGAGTGCATTAAACAAGTTGGTATACTTGCTTCAATCAGTTTGCGCTTGGATGTACCAACTAGGTGGAATTCAACTTTCATGATGATAGAAAGTGCACTTACATATCGACGGGCTTTAATTCATTATGCTTTACTTGATGCAAATTATAAGTATTGTCCGTCAAATGAAGAGTGGAATAGAGCTGAGGTCATTTGCAATTTCTTGAAACCATTTTACGACATGACAAAACTCTTTTCGGGTTCGGATTATCCtacatctaatttgtatttttcaaatatatggaaaattcaaTTGCATTTACTTGAAACAATGGAAAATCCAGACTGCATTGTTAATGGTATGGctgcaaaaatgaaagagaagttcGATAAATATTGGAAGTGTTACAGTGTCGTTTTGGCATTTGCTATTGTTCTTGATCCTCGTTACAAGCTTCAATTTGTTGAATTTTGTTACTCAAAGATTGATTCATCCACTTCTCGACAAAAGCTAAATCTCCTTCGTCAGAAGTTATACTCTCTATTCCAAGATTATGCAAACAAATCAAAATCTTCTTTGGAATCTGCTGCTCCATCTACTGGGGGTACTGGTGCTAGTGACAATCTCATTAGAGATGAGCTTTCGGtaacttcatttatattttctaatttttcatttcttattttatatattatttttagttattatatttatattgtttgtttttctattctaatatatgacacgaatttgaattttatgaaagccaatattgtgctactacagaaaaatctcaattagatttatatttcGAAGAGCCCAGTCTAAATCATGTGGCACATGCTGAAATGGATATATTGCGGTATTGGAAAGATAATCGATTTCGATATCCTGATTTATCTCTTATGGCGCGTGATGTACTTACTATTCCTATCACAAGCGTTGCATCAGAATCTGCATTCAGCATTCGAGCCCAGGTTCTTAACAAATATCGAAGATCACTTTTGCCGGAAAATGCAGGAGCATTGATAACAACtcgaaattggttgtttggttacgcaagtatgcattttttttttttgagtttttccaatattatttcaataattacattttatttactttcatatcttttgtcaattgttattgtttcttatttgttatctatttattttgtcaTTGCAGTGGATCcaagtgaagaaagagaagaagctgaacaattagaagtcaaatttgaaaatattttgattaatgattTTGGAGAAGCTTCTACAAACAATCATGACTAATTAAGTTTTTTTgttatcttttgaaaattgtaATCTAGTGAATTTTTATGGAACACATTTAAatttggttttgtttctaaatatttaactgttatattttttaagattatgttttgaattttttgattgTGGGACTTAAATATTTGATTCATGTGTTAtgcataatgcatgaattaaaaaaatgtgaatgatgaatgaacttattaaatattttacatttagcTTTGTATGTAAATATTATGGGactcatttaaatttagatttatatataaatattttatgcatgtattatgcatatttaatttttttagaggtgtgtgtgtgtttttttttaattttacattttttaaaaattgtattcattaaagggatgtatttttttttacattttatgttctttttatttagaaattaataaataaaatgcagttttttaaaaaacaaaatgtcattttatatgaaaattttaaaaattttaaaataaaaaaatcatattttttaaacgggtgacccgttacctgcccgtttattaaatgggcgggttagggttggcatgtgtgtgattCGTTTAACATCGACCCGTTAATGACCCGGCCCGTTAGTGACCTGCCCAAACCCGGCCCGCCCGCCCATTTTGCCAGGCCTatttgggagatgttgtttttaggatgttgaccagggaacccagcgggtgttgagttgattgttttaggggcttttttaagaaccaagtaaggggataaactaaactagttattttataaaaattttaagtaaaattgtatagcatttgatttcaagaaaatatacgtatataaatatatatatgagtattatgttgggaAGCACTATTGAAAATGATAATATGTTCTGATTATACATTATACccattttgtggcatgagtagattttataatgaattactgttttctgggagtaagataatgatatgaaattgttttaaataatgaaaaatcggcgtatgggccgagagttttatatgatttgccagcgtacgagccgagatatgataaaatatgaaatgccggcataCGAGCTGATGAAtttcatgatgtatataatacatatatatatatatatgcaaaatgatatgatgatattgatttgacaattaatagtatgaaatatccatgtatcacagttttattatatgttatatgttattagaacctggttgtttggtttaggctagcacttgcacgttaccgctgctatgtgtttgtgatcatcacgatattatGTTAACGTTGCTAtatggagtagcgtgaggacggatagtcgatatgattttaagaagtgtgagcgtccctggtgtacggaccaagtctggtagacccatcggacttataaACTGTACTTTTGAATTGGCAGtgattggccaaccattgtcaggtcccgcttcgGGCAACACAAcacagtcatgtgggggtaatacatgataacagctAGTTAACCTACCAGAGTTGTTTTTATTATTAcgattatatgagatgaattatgtctatgaaaatgcagtatgttctcccatgctatgatgatatatgttttcccatatatgacataacaatttactaaatatgtttatgtatagttTATATACAACACgaaaaactcatgttgtcacacactagtattagtttatttcccttactgagaggtgtctcacccctaaatttcataaacatttcaggagccccaaataggagagcggatTAAGCTCCGCTGTGATAGTTACGACTAATCTGCCCTCTCTGaaaggtatgtattttgtgatagggttaGATAGATTTTTGTGACAAGTGACCCTAATactcttttgggtggtttacATATGTAATTACAATGGATATGGTAACTCTGGAattgtgatggatggtattgtatatagtattatgagttatttattattttatgtttcctactacttaggcttccatgctattttctgatgtatccctggtacccatgagtccaggtggattatgatctgctagatttattatattggttttgttaTAAAAGGGGAAAAAAGTGTGAAaatttaagcaggtcgttacacactctatcttgtgttcatcttccatggctttTGCAAAACACTAAAGCTCTCCCTCGTtagtcaataacacatattgttctaCTGAATACCAAGTGGAAGGATGTTGGTCTCTGGCTGACCTCCTAAATGGAATTTTTGGTGGAATCTCTAGCACTGTCAACTGCTcatcagtctcaacatctccctaAACCTAGaagggaacatccacatcacctataccctggtggtcatcctgaacatcattctcaacctgagatggaaaattcttcaaaggatCTGGATCCACATTAGTCAAACTATCACCCTATTGAGATATAGATTTATCtgccttctcaatatcctgaatcgtttgatcttctacaaacacgacatctctgcttctcacaattttcttctcaattggatcataaagcttgtatccaaattcatcttgaccatagccaaggaatatacattGTCGTGCTTTCTCATCcagtttggacctttcatctttttgaatatgcacaaatgctttgcacccaaaaacacgtaggtgattataggaaacatccttacttGTCCAAACTCGGTCTGACACATCAAACTGTAAaggaacacagggtgtaagattcaacacatgaacaacaatgctcaatgcctccccccaaaaggattttggcaaccaggtttgtgaaagcaaacatctcactctctcaaccagtgttctgttcatcctttctgctatgccattcaattgaggagttttcggaggagtcttttgatgccaAATACCCTGTTGTCtacaatactcatcaaatggacaaGAATACTCTCCATTGTTATTAGTTCGGACCcacctcagtttcttcccagtctgtctctcaactagggcttgaaatttcttgaactcagccaacacttggttttttgacttcaagatatatacccacaacttccttgattgatcatctatgaaggtcacaaagtatctggagccactaagtgttctcgtcttcatagggccacacaaATCTGAATGTACTAAATCcagtatctctgactttctcgaatgaggggaattattgaaggaaactctgctctgcttccctaataaacaatgagtacaccttttcagaagtgtacttttcagtccacatagtagacttttcttccccaATAGAGCTAATcatttctcactcatgtgagccagtctcttgtgccacaactctgTTGTATCATTATTCTCCATCACATTAACAATGTCGTTAgagatctttgcttgcagaatatacaatgcagagtgcttcatgcctcgagccacaaccatagcacctCAAGTGAGCTTCCATTGGCCATCACTGAAAGTGTTGCAGTACCTTTCGTCATCAAGTTTACTtgcaaaaatcaaattcaaacgaatgtcaggaatatgattcacatctctaagaactaaactcgtgccattatttttcttcagatacacatccctaattccaatgactttaaccaaacCATCAATTTCTCATAtttactgttccaaagtcaccagatctataggatgtaaagaaatccttcccagatgtagcatgaatggaggcaccactgtcaatcacccaactggtctcttggtatgcaacatttatcatctcatcatcataaacaatgaggaattctgtaggagtggtagtagcaactctatcatcaccatctttgtcatctccattctttaTTCCCTtgcctttctcattcttgttttctttcttcaattgcctgcaatatttcttgatgtgtccctttttcccgcaatgatgacactcaatATTTGCAAACTTGTTGAACTTGCTTTTGCTGTTATCTCTGTTCTTCGGACCCttgctcttacttctccccctcttttctgtaaccaagatctctaactgtgaagaggatccctgtgtttttcttctcatctcttcatttagcaaacaactcttagccatatccattgtgattacacctttTGGAATGAAGTTAGACGATGAAGTTATGGGCGTCTCCCACGAGTCCAGTAATGAACCAtgcaaccataacccttgtatctcatcatcaaacttaatactcATTCCAtccaactgattaataattccttggaatgtattcaggtgattAGATAAAGGAGTCTCGTGCTGATACCTTAAAACCAtcatttgtttaataaaaaacaacttattatttctagtctttctagcatataactgttcgagcttactccatagagaacacgcatttgtttctccactaatatgattcaaaacattatcatctacccattgcCTGATATATCCACACACCTGttgatgtaacaaagtccattccatATCAgactttttttttggtttttcagcactaaacactggtaggtaataatctttcacataaataagatcctccattttttccttttcatatgtgataatttgaaccattgagattaatcgATTTACTTGTATTTGtttccataactcaaactgccaacctgacaatctatcaacttggctctgataccactttgttgggagggatatcaacaaacaaccacagcagaataattcttctccctatatgcaagcaaatatagtgtatctctacttttatacgtgctgaaaataataagaaaaataatcaatcacaccaaaccaCAAGAACACAATCAATTTTTTACGTGAAAAACTTCCCCAGtatgaggaagaaaaaccacagGACCTAGTTCAATTGAAATCTCCACTATTAATCAAATAATGAGTACACAAAATCTTCTCTAATCGCAATTAGAGGTTACAAATATATCttatcaagatatcatcaattgTGACAAACACAAATAGggttggagagaatataccaaattcgcggttACTGTTCACAGGAAAAAATTCCAACTCCCGAACTCAAAATTtgatctccaccgttcagattgtagctccttgagtcgtgaacctctcctccaaatttcagttCGATTGGACCACAGGCGAAGCGGTAttggagtcttgatgaaatctaggcagtataaaaaaaatcatatttttctttctttcttttgagaagtgacggctcctcccttctcccctatctttttataacttcctttagatTTTCATACTAAAAGGACTGgactttgggcttttaataaagcccacttgggctttcctttACATGAAATGAAACAATCCAATACCATAGTCTCTGTTGGCTCATAGaataaactctcaccatctacaAGTATTGCtagttccgtgagtgtatctatctGAAATTAAACCCCCGATACTCTTTCTTACTTGCTGATATCTTTTCATCGCGTCATGCCGTGGGAGCAATGACATGCACTTTACAAAAAGATAAATGTAAATGCAAATTATCCTAAAATTATGAAGAAGCACTTGAGGTTGCTTTTTGTTTGGGAATTGAGGAACGCGGATATCCTTGACCCTCAACAGGTTATATATGAATTGCAGaaaaagaaattataataattaatgaacatttataacattaatatatatttaaaacaaaaaacaaaaaatcaaacaaaCCTTAATTGGCCTTCTCTGTGATTGATGAGAAGGAACTTCAAAAAATGAACCgttaaaaaaatgagctcactcaCGTATACTGATATGGTCAGTTTGACTCCCTCTCTCTGGCAGGCTtccttttttgaaaaataaaaattaagtatATTACgtttcataaaaaaaatcaaattttaaatcatAAACTTTTAATGAGTTTTTTCGCGATTtatctttgttttttttaaaaaaaatattaaataatacattttttgagaaaataattctTGAAATGACTCCGACGTAATCTCGCTATTTCAAGTAatgagatttgtcacgtgtcactTTGTTGATTATTCtcctaaaaaatattatttaatatatattttaaaaattaaatcagaAAAAAACTCATTACTGAAGAGTGAAGAGAGCTGAAGTGAAGTTTTAGAAAGTACTTGAGTTAATGCGCTTTGGCATTTCCCGATGCACTAGGAGCAGGCCCAGACTAGACCCTTCCACTCCCTCTACCATCCCTATACCTCagccaacccaaaaaaaaaaaatttattattattatttttaaaatatttatggattttctcttattaaaatatttatttttttaataggaTGATGTAACCTGCCATGCCTTTGTCTTTCTTTCCTTCCCAAAAAAAGTCAGCATTTACTCAGCTGACGTGGTCCAATCCTATATGTTCATTGCTCAAGTCTCTAGATATTACACAGGACGATGCATTGATGCAATCCCATATATTCGTTTGTTCAAATCTCAAGATACGACACCAATTTGATATATATACGAAAGAAAAAGTTAGTGGATACAACATGGTACTTATCCATCTCCAATCTGGTGCTGGTGTGCCTGTAGCAGCATACAATATTAGAGCAACGATTTCAAAAGGATAAATAATTATCCAATTGGAGTGCGATGCTGTGACTACTCAAACCACGTCAGTTGAGTAAATGCAGGCTTTTCTTGGGAAGGAAAGAAAGACAGAGACAGGGCAGGTTACATCAtcctattaaaaaaataaatattttaatatttttatccAGTTTCAAAGCGCATTAACTCAAGTGCTTTCCAAAACTTCACTACGGCTCTCTTCACTTTTTAGCGAGGAGTTTTTTCccgatttaattttttaaaaaatatatatatattaaataatatttttttggagaataATCTCTGAATTGAcatgtggcaaatctcgctacttgaaatagcgagattacgtcagagtcattccagaaattattttctcaaaaaaaaaatattatttaatatatgtttttaaaaaatatataaattgggaaaaaaactCAACTTTTAACTGTGCTGTGAAATTTTTGAAAGTGGAATCACTTTTAAAAGTTGAAAGTTTTTTTTTAGTAAATTAGTTATTCCATGGGCATTCTCAAGCTAGGTCCCTCtccaaaaagtaaataaaaaatgtTGGTGAAGGAATTTTAAAATAGAAATTGATAAAAATGAACTGAATGGTATTCTTGTATAAAATTCTTCCCTTCCTTTCGAGTTGCTAGAAATAAAAAGTCAATTTTGAGTCCtcggttgaaaaaaaaaaaaaaggttgtcagatagctaaaaaaaaaattaaaatgataaaaatgggtatgtatttttaggaaatttGATTAATGCATtaagaattttttaatatttaaaaaacaaaaaattttaagaGGTTATTTCActttatcatttattaataactttttatttttcactcTTTTCAATGTAGGATAAATCCACGTAACATTAAATACTCCTCATGAATGCTTTAGAGAATTTATGAATGGAAGGCTTTGAAAACTCATAaaatcaattattttagaaaatatttcaacattaaTCATCACATATGATTTAAAATTCTAAATATGTGCATTTCTTATATTGTCATCgtacatattatatgttatattagAAAAGAAATCTTTTGTACCAGTCAAAGTCAAGTAATAGTTTCCTAAATAAAGTAAAACTCTAAAATTTGAAATTGGCTACATATATAAGCTTACCTAtaatttaaaaagaataaaatctAGAAACACTTCCAGTTTTCTTAATACGATACTCCACCCTTGAGTTTCTAAAAACTATGAAAATATTTCTTGAGATTTAATTTTATGGACAAAGGAACCTTTCACTAGTTAACAATGATTCAATAGTTAAGAatagcaaaaatagaaaataaaaattgtaccCTTAACAAAATGACAATTTTACCCTTTTCATGCAAGGTGCTTGCATTTTTTggagtaaaatccagagcgtaaaAGATCAAATGAAGTATTTGTCGGGCACCTCTTTGCAAGGACAATCTGTGACCAAGCCACCTTTGTTCAACGGCTCCAACTACCCGGCTTGGAAAAATCAAATGacaatcttcatccaagcacacaatctcaaaatgtggcGGGTCATCACCAAAGGAGATTATGAATTCAAAAATGCCAAAGGTGAGCCAAAACAACTTGAGGAGTTGTCGGACACCAAAATAAGATTAGTTGAGCTTAACTTTCaaacaaaaaattttctttattgtgctttgAGTGATAATGAATATAATAGGATTTGTGGTTGTGAAATGagcaaagaaatttgggacaaagttgaagttacatatgaaggtactttTCATTGTTTtcaagttaagaagtccaaaataTATATGCTAgttaatgaatatgaaatatttaaaatggatgagggaga from Malania oleifera isolate guangnan ecotype guangnan chromosome 9, ASM2987363v1, whole genome shotgun sequence carries:
- the LOC131163462 gene encoding zinc finger BED domain-containing protein RICESLEEPER 2-like gives rise to the protein MDTINLDFDDECNITPSSDKSEKNSSSINDGTRKKRQRRKTSTAWDELYLLPIDVDGKQKAKCKKCGAEYVANASTHGTANLRRHINSCPLRDNYDVKQMHMDYGTKLHAKKIEQDVYREKMAIVVIKHCYPFSWVEHEGNRDVHKYLNPDIKPITRNTAKADVLKIHKREKEKLKLTLQSAFGKVCLTSDCWSSPTTEGYLCITAHFVDENWVLHSKIINFSHMPPPHLGVTLSEKTFNVLKEWGIDRKIFSITLDNATANDSMQDILSSQLSLQAPLVSGGEYFHVRCCAHILNLIVQEGLKVIERVMYNIRESVKYIKGSEGRKLKFKECIKQVGILASISLRLDVPTRWNSTFMMIESALTYRRALIHYALLDANYKYCPSNEEWNRAEVICNFLKPFYDMTKLFSGSDYPTSNLYFSNIWKIQLHLLETMENPDCIVNGMAAKMKEKFDKYWKCYSVVLAFAIVLDPRYKLQFVEFCYSKIDSSTSRQKLNLLRQKLYSLFQDYANKSKSSLESAAPSTGDLYFEEPSLNHVAHAEMDILRYWKDNRFRYPDLSLMARDVLTIPITSVASESAFSIRAQVLNKYRRSLLPENAGALITTRNCGSK